In one window of Musa acuminata AAA Group cultivar baxijiao chromosome BXJ3-2, Cavendish_Baxijiao_AAA, whole genome shotgun sequence DNA:
- the LOC135630750 gene encoding probable polygalacturonase has translation MNALCSHVIVSGITILAPVNSPNTDGIDPDSSSNVRIEDCYIVSGDDCIAIKSGWDEYGIAFNMSSKHIVIRRLTCISPTSAVIALGSEMSGGIQDVRAEDITAIHSESGVRIKTTIGRGAYVKDIFVRRMNLHTMKWVFWMTGTYGQHPDDKFDPKAIPVVQNISYSNVVAENVTMAAKLEGIPGAPFTGICIYNVTAEVVKSKKPIWNCTDVEGVSSHVTPTPCAQIPEYPDRITHCPFPEDDLPVNGVGLEECAYQRAKP, from the exons ATGAATGCACTGTGCAGCCACGTAATCGTCTCAGGCATCACAATTCTTGCACCGGTCAACTCTCCCAACACTGATGGGATCGATCCAG ACTCATCCTCCAATGTCCGCATTGAGGACTGCTACATAGTCTCAGGCGATGACTGCATCGCCATTAAAAGCGGTTGGGATGAGTACGGGATTGCATTCAACATGTCAAGCAAACACATAGTGATCAGACGGCTCACCTGCATCTCCCCCACGAGCGCTGTCATCGCCCTGGGAAGCGAGATGTCGGGAGGAATCCAAGATGTCCGGGCCGAAGACATCACGGCCATCCACTCCGAATCCGGCGTCAGGATCAAGACGACCATCGGAAGGGGAGCTTACGTGAAGGACATATTCGTGAGAAGAATGAATCTGCACACAATGAAGTGGGTCTTCTGGATGACGGGCACCTACGGGCAGCACCCGGACGACAAATTTGATCCGAAAGCCATTCCGGTGGTGCAGAATATCAGTTACAGCAACGTGGTGGCCGAGAACGTGACCATGGCCGCGAAGCTGGAGGGGATTCCCGGCGCGCCCTTCACCGGAATATGCATCTACAATGTGACGGCGGAGGTGGTGAAGTCGAAGAAGCCGATTTGGAACTGCACCGACGTGGAGGGCGTATCGAGTCACGTGACGCCCACTCCCTGTGCGCAGATTCCGGAATATCCAGATCGTATAACGCATTGCCCCTTCCCTGAAGATGATCTACCTGTGAATGGTGTTGGGCTAGAGGAGTGTGCTTATCAGAGAGCCAAACCATGA